GACACCCTGCGCCCGACGTACCCGAAGACCCGCCTGCGCCTGGAGCGCGGCAATGGCGACCTGGCGATGCGGCTCATGGACATCATCGCGCCGCTCGGCAAGGGACAGCGCGGGCTGATTGTCGCCGCCCCGCGCGCCGGCAAGACCATCCTGCTGCAGAAGATGGCGCTCGCCATCTCCGAGAATCATCCCGAGGTGACGCTGATCGTGCTCCTCATCGACGAACGCCCGGAAGAGGTGACCGATTTCATCGCCACCGTTCCGGGCGCCGAGGTCATTGCGAGCACGTTCGACGAGAAGGCATCGCGCCACGTGCAGGTGGCCGAGATGACCATCGAACGGGCGAAGCGCCTGGTGGAGGAGGGGCGCGACGTCGTGATCCTGCTCGACTCGATCACCCGCCTGGCGCGCGCGCACAACACGGTGCTGCCGATGTCGGGGCGCCTGCTGTCGGGCGGCGTGGACGCCAAGGCCATGGAGCGCCCCAAGAAGTTCTTCGGCGCGGCGCGCGCCATCGACGGCGGCGGCACGCTCACCATCGTGGCAACGGCGCTCGTCGGCACGGGGTCGCGCATGGATGAGGTGATCTTCGAGGAGTTCAAGGGGACGGGCAACATGGAGCTCATCCTCGACCGCGACATCGCCAACCGGCGCATCTTTCCGGCGGTCGACATCCAGAAGTCGGGGACGCGCAAGGAAGAGCTGCTCCTGACGCCGGAGGAGAAGAACCGCATCTTCCTCATCCGGCAGTTCCTCGGGGACATGCCGCCGGAGGATCAGGTGCTCTTCCTGGCCAAGCGCATGGTGCTCACCAAGACCAATGCGGAGTTCTTCAAGAAGATGGCCGAAGGCGATGTCTAGCTTACCGGGACGCATCCTCGCGATTGACCTTGGCGACCGGCGGGTGGGGCTCGCGATGAGCGACCCGTCGCGGCTGATTGCGCAGCCGGCGGGGTTCGTCGAGCGGCGCGCGGGCAAGCGCCCGCCGCTGACGGCGCTGCTGGCCAAGGCCGCGGAGATCGGGGCGACGGCCTTCATTGTCGGGCTCCCGCTCGACGAGATGGGCGACGACACGCCCCGCGCCGTCGAGGCGCGGCGGCTCGCGCACGAGCTCGAGACGCGCACCGGACATCCGGCGCGACTGCTCGACGAGCGCTTCACCACGTCGGCGGCGCTGCGCGCCGTGCGCGCGATGGACGGATCCACCCGCGGCCGCAAGGGTGACGTGGACGCCCTCGCCGCGACGGTGCTGCTGGAACAGGCGCTGGCGTATGGCGCGCGACTCTGGACGCGCGACGCGACCGCGGAGGAGCGTCTGCCGCGCGACGACGAGCCACCAACGGCCGGGACCGGCGCGCGCGACCATGACGACTAGCCATCGGATCGTCCTGGGCACGGCGCTGCTGCTCGCCGCGGCCGCCTGCGGCACCGAACGCGGCCCGCTGCAGCGCGTGACGATCCCCAAGGGGGCGAGCTTTCGCGTGGCTGCCGAGTCGCTGGCGGCGCACGGATTGGTCGCGAGCCCGCGACTGTTCGGTTTCTACGCCAATCTGCGCGGGCGTGACCGATCGATGCGGTATGGCACCTACATGCTGGCGCGCGGCACCAGCTGGAACGAGCTGCTCGACGACCTGCGCCGCGGCAAGGGGATCGTGCACGCGGTCACCATTCCCGAGGGCTACGACCTGTCGCAAATCGTCCCGCTGCTCGCCGCGGTGCTGGACGTCTCGCGCGACTCGCTGGAGGTCGCGGTGCGCGACTCGGCGCTGCGGCACTCCCTCGATGTGCCGACGCCGTCGCTCGAAGGGTATCTCTTTCCCGACACGTACATCTTCCCCGACCGGGTCAGTGCGCACGAGGCGGTCGCGGCGATGGTGCATCGGTTCCAGCAGCTCTGGAAGCCGGAGTGGGATGCGCGGGCGGACAGCCTGAAGCTTAGCCGGCACGATGTCATCACGCTGGCGTCGATCGTGGAACGCGAAGTGCGGAGGCGCGAGGAAGGGCCCGTGGTGGCGGCGGTCTACCTGAACCGCCTGAAGTCGCGAATGCCGCTGCAGGCCGATCCGACTGTGACGTACGCGCTGGGCAAGCGGCCAGGCCGCGTCTATTACCGCGACCTGCGCATCAACTCGCCGTACAACACGTACAAGGTGCTCGGATTGCCACCCGGGCCGATCGGCTCGCCGGGGCTCGCCAGCATCACCGCGACGCTGCACCCCGCCAAGGTGCCCTATCGATTCTTCGTGGCGCATCCCGACGGGCACCACGAGTTCCGGACCACGTACCGCGAGCATCTCGAGGCCATCCGGCTGGTGCGCGCTGCCGCCCGCGCCGATTCGCTGGCGCGCGAGGCAGCCGCGGTGCGCGCGGCACGGGATTCCGCCGCGCGGGCCGCGGGCGTGCCGATGGAATCGATGCCCCCGCCGCCCGCCGCAACCAAGAAGCCGCGCCTCAGATAGAGGATGCGGCGCGCGGCGGGCCCTGGCCTTGCGGGCCGCACACACGCGCGCATTCACGGCAACGAGGGGCGCTTATCCTCGAGCCAGCAGCGCTCGCGGGAGTTCCCGGGCGTCGCTCATCTGTCACCCATACGGTGGCGTCGGTAGCTTCCGACCATGTCCTCTTCGATCGCGATCGTCTCCTCGCGCGGCGCCAAGCGACTCGCCGGGGGCCACCCGTGGGTCTTTCGCAGCGATCTCGTCGAGGCTCCGGCGGTGGCGGCCGGACCGGTGCGCATGGCCGACCAGCGGGGACACGCGCTGGGGTGGGCGTGGTGGAGCCCCACGTCGGAGATCGTCCTGCGACGCGTGGAGCGGGACGGTGACGCCGCCATCGATCGCGCGTGGTGGCGCGCACGGATCGCGCAGGCCCTCGCGCGCCGCGCGCCGCTCGCCGAGTCGACGAACGCGTGCCGTCTCGTGCACGGCGAGGGCGACGGCCTGCCGGCGCTCGTCGTGGACCGGTATGACCGCTGGCTCGTGGTGCAGCTGCTCTCGGCGGCCGTCGAAGCGCAGCGCGCGGTGATCGTGGACGTGCTGCAGGAGCTCGCCGCGCCGGCGGGAATGCTCGCGCGCAACGACGCGTCGGTGCGCGCCCGCGAGGGGCTGCCGAAAGCAGTGGAGCTCCTGGCCGGCGCCGTGCCGGAGGAGATCGAGGTGGACGAGCACGGCGTGCGCTACCTTGCCGCGCCGTGGTCCGGGCAGAAGACGGGCGCCTTCCTCGACCAGCGCGAGAATCGCGTGATGCTGCGCGCGCACGCCCGCGGCCGCGCCCTGGACGTCTTCAGTTATCACGGCAGCTTCGCGCTGCACCTGGCCCGCGGAGCCGAGTCCGTGACCGCCGTGGACGCCTCGGCGCACGCGCTCGAGCGCGCCCGGGCCAATGCGGCTCGCAACGGCATCACGACGATGGAC
This region of Gemmatimonadaceae bacterium genomic DNA includes:
- the rho gene encoding transcription termination factor Rho produces the protein MDISELRRSPLPELLVLAETLGLADPAALTRADLIFKIEHALLARGDVLLADGVLEIVKEGHGFLRSPDNSYLAGAADVYVSQTQIRRFSARTGDTLRGRVRPPKPWEKYLALLQIESINGHDPEATQTRMQFDTLRPTYPKTRLRLERGNGDLAMRLMDIIAPLGKGQRGLIVAAPRAGKTILLQKMALAISENHPEVTLIVLLIDERPEEVTDFIATVPGAEVIASTFDEKASRHVQVAEMTIERAKRLVEEGRDVVILLDSITRLARAHNTVLPMSGRLLSGGVDAKAMERPKKFFGAARAIDGGGTLTIVATALVGTGSRMDEVIFEEFKGTGNMELILDRDIANRRIFPAVDIQKSGTRKEELLLTPEEKNRIFLIRQFLGDMPPEDQVLFLAKRMVLTKTNAEFFKKMAEGDV
- the ruvX gene encoding Holliday junction resolvase RuvX; amino-acid sequence: MSSLPGRILAIDLGDRRVGLAMSDPSRLIAQPAGFVERRAGKRPPLTALLAKAAEIGATAFIVGLPLDEMGDDTPRAVEARRLAHELETRTGHPARLLDERFTTSAALRAVRAMDGSTRGRKGDVDALAATVLLEQALAYGARLWTRDATAEERLPRDDEPPTAGTGARDHDD
- the mltG gene encoding endolytic transglycosylase MltG; the encoded protein is MTTSHRIVLGTALLLAAAACGTERGPLQRVTIPKGASFRVAAESLAAHGLVASPRLFGFYANLRGRDRSMRYGTYMLARGTSWNELLDDLRRGKGIVHAVTIPEGYDLSQIVPLLAAVLDVSRDSLEVAVRDSALRHSLDVPTPSLEGYLFPDTYIFPDRVSAHEAVAAMVHRFQQLWKPEWDARADSLKLSRHDVITLASIVEREVRRREEGPVVAAVYLNRLKSRMPLQADPTVTYALGKRPGRVYYRDLRINSPYNTYKVLGLPPGPIGSPGLASITATLHPAKVPYRFFVAHPDGHHEFRTTYREHLEAIRLVRAAARADSLAREAAAVRAARDSAARAAGVPMESMPPPPAATKKPRLR
- a CDS encoding class I SAM-dependent rRNA methyltransferase → MSSSIAIVSSRGAKRLAGGHPWVFRSDLVEAPAVAAGPVRMADQRGHALGWAWWSPTSEIVLRRVERDGDAAIDRAWWRARIAQALARRAPLAESTNACRLVHGEGDGLPALVVDRYDRWLVVQLLSAAVEAQRAVIVDVLQELAAPAGMLARNDASVRAREGLPKAVELLAGAVPEEIEVDEHGVRYLAAPWSGQKTGAFLDQRENRVMLRAHARGRALDVFSYHGSFALHLARGAESVTAVDASAHALERARANAARNGITTMDCVEADAFEFLRDAAARGERYDVIALDPPALAKNRGSVDGALRGYKELNLRAMRLLAPGGLLFTASCSYHVTKPMFLDIVREAAADSQRPMILRALTGQPLDHPEVLTIPETGYLKGLLLECGDAPGMRDTSTCSGPPA